The Gallus gallus isolate bGalGal1 chromosome 23, bGalGal1.mat.broiler.GRCg7b, whole genome shotgun sequence genome includes a region encoding these proteins:
- the SMIM12 gene encoding small integral membrane protein 12 yields MWSVLWTAVRTHAPYVTFPVAFVVGAVGYHLEWFIRGPSPPPAEEEEKSISERREDRKLQEIAGKDLTKVVSLKEKLEFAPRAVLNRNRPEKS; encoded by the coding sequence ATGTGGTCCGTGCTGTGGACTGCCGTGCGCACCCACGCGCCCTACGTCACCTTCCCGGTGGCCTTCGTGGTGGGCGCCGTGGGATACCACCTGGAGTGGTTCATCCGCGGCCCCAGCCCGCCGCCGgccgaggaggaggagaagagcatCTCGGAGCGGAGGGAGGACCGAAAGCTGCAGGAGATTGCGGGCAAGGACCTGACCAAGGTGGTGAGCCTCAAGGAGAAGCTGGAGTTTGCCCCTCGGGCAGTGCTGAACAGGAACCGGCCCGAGAAGAGTTAA
- the GJA4 gene encoding gap junction alpha-4 protein isoform X1 codes for MGDWGFLEKLLDQVQEHSTVIGKIWLTVLFIFRILILGLAGESVWGDEQSDFVCNTKQPGCTNVCYDKAFPISHIRYWVLQFLFVSTPTLIYLGHVVYLSRKEEKLKQQENELRAIHSKDPKIEQALAAVEKKMSKIYVTEDGRLKIRGALMWTYVISVICKSIFEAGFLVGQWYLYGFSMVPRYVCRRDPCPHQVDCFISRPTEKTIFIIFMMVMGLISLILNLLELFHLCCKSLLSSIKKVPVPVGPSQSAFADDMGSGPYPAKHYPFLPMAESHTPPYQAYNKLSSEQNWANFRNEENLALGSGTRPLSDPYAPRAPDAPIPEEKQCSRPSSSASKKQYV; via the coding sequence ATGGGCGACTGGGGATTCCTGGAGAAACTGCTGGACCAAGTCCAGGAGCACTCCACCGTGATCGGGAAGATCTGGCTCACCGTCCTCTTCATCTTCCGTATCCTCATCCTGGGCTTGGCTGGTGAGTCCGTGTGGGGGGACGAGCAGTCGGACTTCGTGTGCAACACCAAGCAGCCGGGCTGCACCAATGTCTGCTATGACAAAgccttccccatctcccacatCCGCTACTGGGTGCTGCAGTTCCTCTTTGTCAGCACCCCGACCCTCATTTACCTGGGCCACGTTGTCTATCTCTCGCGGAAAGAGGAGAAGCTGAAACAGCAGGAGAATGAGCTCCGGGCTATTCACAGCAAGGACCCAAAGATTGAGCAAGCATTGGCAGCTGTAGAAAAGAAGATGTCCAAGATCTACGTGACAGAAGATGGGCGGCTCAAGATCCGAGGGGCACTGATGTGGACGTACGTCATCAGTGTGATCTGCAAGAGCATCTTTGAGGCAGGCTTCCTCGTTGGCCAGTGGTACCTGTATGGCTTCTCCATGGTGCCCCGCTACGTGTGCAGGAGGGACCCCTGCCCGCACCAGGTGGACTGCTTCATCTCCCGCCCCACCGAGAAGAccatcttcatcatcttcatgaTGGTGATGGGCCTCATTTCCTTAATCCTCAACCTCCTGGAGCTCTTCCACCTCTGCTGCAAGAGCCTGCTCAGCAGCATCAAGAAGGTGCCGGTGCCGGTTGGCCCGAGCCAGAGTGCCTTTGCTGATGACATGGGCTCAGGTCCCTACCCAGCCAAGCATTACCCCTTCCTGCCCATGGCTGAGAGCCACACACCGCCCTACCAGGCTTACAACAAGCTCTCCAGCGAGCAGAACTGGGCCAACTTCCGCAACGAGGAGAACCTGGCACTGGGCAGCGGCACCAGGCCCCTCTCGGACCCCTATGCCCCCAGGGCTCCAGATGCCCCCATCCCTGAGGAGAAGCAGTGCAGCCggcccagcagctcagcatccaAGAAGCAGTATGTTTAG
- the GJB3 gene encoding gap junction beta-3 protein, translated as MDWKTLQGLLSGVNKYSTAFGRIWLSVVFVFRVLVYVVAAERVWGDEQKDFDCNTRQPGCTNVCYDHFFPISHIRLWALQLIFVTCPSLLVIMHVAYREDREKKNREKNGENCPKLYSNTGKKHGGLWWTYLFSLFFKLIIEILFLYLLHKMWDSFDLPRLVKCSSVEPCPNTVDCYIARPTEKRVFTYFMVGASSICIVLTVCEIFYLIFKRVVQSTRKLKKSIKRSMSYSKASTCQCHLKAEERENKALNRGEEL; from the exons ATGGATTGGAAGACgctgcaggggctgctcagTGGGGTCAACAAATACTCCACAGCCTTCGGTCGCATTTGGCTCTCCGTGGTCTTCGTCTTCCGTGTCCTGGTCTATGTGGTGGCAGCCGAACGGGTCTGGGGGGACGAGCAGAAGGACTTTGATTGCAATACGCGCCAGCCGGGCTGCACCAACGTCTGCTACGACCACTTcttccccatctcccacatccgcctctgggctctgcagctcaTCTTTGTCACTTGTCCCTCCCTGCTGGTCATCATGCACGTGGCTTACCGGGAGGACCGTGAGAAAAAGAACAGGGAGAAGAATGGGGAGAATTGTCCCAAGCTGTACAGCAACACGGGCAAGAAGCACGGCGGGCTGTGGTGGACCTACCTGTTCAGCCTCTTCTTCAAGCTCATCATAGAGATCCTgttcctctacctcctccacAAGATGTGGGACAGCTTCGACTTGCCACGGCTGGTCAAGTGCAGCAGTGTGGAGCCCTGTCCCAACACTGTAGACTGCTACATTGCTCGGCCAACCGAGAAGAGAGTCTTCACTTATTTCATGGTCGGGGCCTCTTCCATCTGCATCGTCCTCACTGTCTGTGAGATCTTCTACCTCATCTTCAAGCGGGTTGTCCAGAGCACACGCAAGTTGAAGAAGTCCATCAAGCGCTCTATGAGCTACAGCAAAGCCTCCACCTGCCAGTGCCACCTCAaggcagaggagagggagaaCAAGGCCCTGAATAG AGGAGAGGAGCTGTga